The genome window TCCGAGACTGACACTGACAATGGCAAGAAATTTAAGAAAGCTTGCCAACCCTGCACTCGCGGAATAACCCGCGTACTGGGCAATACTCAGCGGGCCGCTTATATTTTCGACTGAGGCGCGTCCGGCCAGCATCCCCCACAGGGTCCGCACCGTCAGGGCCGAGGTTTCCCAGGTCTTGGCGACAGAACGCCCAACCGCTTCAACCACGCCATAGCGTACTGTGATGCGCAGGTCATCACGCAGGTTTTCCGGTCTCTGTACCGCAGCACCGATTTTGCCTACGGTTTCACCGGCTTCTTCGACAGGCTCTGGAATCAGCTTCAGATCGACCGTCTCTCCACCACGCAACACTCGAACCGTTATTTCCTGCCCAGGGTGTGAGCGGACATAACCGACCCACTCGCGCCAGAATTCAACCGGTTTGCCATCAACCGCGATCACCTTGTCACCCGGCTTCATTCCCGAACGTTCAGCCGGCTTGTCAGGCAACACCAGGTCTATCACGGCCGGGACCTTTGGACGCCAGATTGACAGCCCGAGGTTTTTCAGCAGGCCACCTTTGGCCAACGCATCGGGGGCTTTACTGAAATCGATATCACGATCCTGCAAACGATCATCGACGGTACGAACCTCGACCAGGCTATGCCGTCGGGCCAATGCAGCATCGAGCAAAAACATCGAGGCATCATCCCAGCTTGCAGCACCCTTGCCATCGACAGAAAGAACTTCATCCCCTTCCTGGAAGCCTGCCTGCGCCGCAATGGAACCTGGTTCGACTTCACCAATCACCGGCTTGATACCCGGCACACCACTGACAAACATCAGCCAGAAAGCGAAAATGGCAAACAGGAAGTTGAACAGGGGACCGGCAAGAATGACCGCTGATCTCACCCACAATGGCCGGTTATTGAAGGCACGCGGACGGTCACTGTCATCGACCGGGGCTTCACGCTCATCGAGCATCTTGACGTAGCCACCCAGTGGAAGAGCTGCGACCACGAACTCGGTATTGTCCGAGCCAAAACGGGTCTTCCACAGCGGTTGCCCGAAGCCGATCGAAAATCTCAACACCTTGACCCCGAGCTTTCTGGCTACCCAGAAGTGCCCGAACTCATGTACAGCCACCAGTACACTGATAGCGGCAATGAAGGCCAGTATCATACCGGGCAAACTACTCATGCCAGTTCTCCAAACGATGACGCACCACTGATCAACTCACCTGCATACTCCCGCGCCTGGTGGTC of Thiogranum longum contains these proteins:
- the rseP gene encoding RIP metalloprotease RseP, producing MSSLPGMILAFIAAISVLVAVHEFGHFWVARKLGVKVLRFSIGFGQPLWKTRFGSDNTEFVVAALPLGGYVKMLDEREAPVDDSDRPRAFNNRPLWVRSAVILAGPLFNFLFAIFAFWLMFVSGVPGIKPVIGEVEPGSIAAQAGFQEGDEVLSVDGKGAASWDDASMFLLDAALARRHSLVEVRTVDDRLQDRDIDFSKAPDALAKGGLLKNLGLSIWRPKVPAVIDLVLPDKPAERSGMKPGDKVIAVDGKPVEFWREWVGYVRSHPGQEITVRVLRGGETVDLKLIPEPVEEAGETVGKIGAAVQRPENLRDDLRITVRYGVVEAVGRSVAKTWETSALTVRTLWGMLAGRASVENISGPLSIAQYAGYSASAGLASFLKFLAIVSVSLGILNLLPVPILDGGHLLYNIIEWIQGKPLSESAQQVGQQLGIVLLLLLMSLAFYNDLSRLFGA